In Pirellulales bacterium, the genomic window CTGCCCAAGCCCCGAGTTGACGAGATCCCCGGCGGCCGTGGCGTGCTGGTGCGCGTGCTCAAGGTCGGCATCGATGCCACGGACAAGGAAATCAACGAGGCCAAGTATGGAGCGTCCCCGCCGGGATACGAC contains:
- a CDS encoding glucose dehydrogenase, whose amino-acid sequence is MKAIAVHPGKANSVHLASLPKPRVDEIPGGRGVLVRVLKVGIDATDKEINEAKYGASPPGYD